A section of the Gasterosteus aculeatus chromosome 10, fGasAcu3.hap1.1, whole genome shotgun sequence genome encodes:
- the LOC120825941 gene encoding sclerostin domain-containing protein 1, protein MSRPSCGLQLFALLMLLSRSSSAVHNDASESDSTQLPHGAQDEPGDGDTNHARNSGRRPADPVRNGPDQSQVGCRELRSTKYISDGQCTSVNPIKELVCAGECLPAQLLPNWIGAGGHTGSYWSRRDAQEWRCVIDRTRTQRIRLQCQDGSARTYKITVVTSCRCKRYSRQQNDSGHKDTPVLSEKQKKTQKKAGLPEERAEIQSDN, encoded by the exons ATGTCGCGTCCTTCCTGCGGACTCCAGCTCTTTGCGCTTCTGATGCTACTGAGCCGGAGCAGCTCCGCTGTTCACAACGACGCCTCCGAGTCCGACAGCACTCAGCTGCCCCACGGGGCTCAGGACGAGCCGGGCGATGGAGACACGAACCACGCGAGGAACAGCGGGAGACGGCCGGCTGACCCTGTGCGTAATG GCCCAGACCAGAGCCAGGTGGGCTGCAGGGAGCTGAGGTCCACCAAGTACATATCCGATGGCCAGTGCACCAGCGTCAACCCCATCAAGGAGCTTGTATGTGCTGGGGAGTGTCTGCCGGCTCAACTGCTGCCCAACTGGATTGGCGCTGGGGGTCACACAGGGAGCTACTGGAGCCGGCGGGACGCTCAGGAGTGGCGTTGCGTCATTGACCGGACCCGGACACAGCGGATCCGACTCCAGTGCCAGGATGGCAGCGCCAGGACCTACAAGATAACTGTGGTGACTTCTTGCAGGTGCAAGCGCTACTCCAGGCAACAGAATGACTCGGGACACAAGGACACACCTGTCCTCAgcgagaaacagaaaaaaactcaGAAGAAGGCAGGACTGCCTGAGGAGAGAGCCGAGATACAGTCTGACAATTAA